One Yimella lutea DNA window includes the following coding sequences:
- a CDS encoding amino acid ABC transporter permease — translation MTTRTHNDDRPGEINARPVRHPWRFVAVAGILILVAMFVSSLLTNDRWNLEFVPNVMNFSPVLRGLVQGTIVCTIGAMVLGVTLGILLAVMRLSGNPVLRGVAFAYTWFFRAVPRLVLLVMLGVGAGFLYPKLDVGIPFAQQIFGIDTPLVFGSIDVNALSNGIAVGILGLGLSEAAYMAEIARAGILSVDKGQSEAAQALGMSNGKTMRRVVLPQAMRVIVPPTGNETIAMVKDSSLLVAVPVSNELWFQVTQVANNTGRIMPAYVAGFLWYLIICSILMVGQYFLERRFGRGYGTQTNSSRKLTMIGKGSA, via the coding sequence ATGACCACTCGGACACACAACGACGACCGGCCGGGTGAGATCAACGCCCGGCCGGTCCGGCACCCGTGGCGCTTCGTCGCCGTCGCGGGCATCCTGATTCTCGTCGCGATGTTCGTGAGCTCGTTGCTCACCAACGACCGGTGGAATCTTGAGTTCGTCCCGAACGTGATGAACTTCAGCCCCGTCCTGCGTGGCCTGGTACAGGGCACGATCGTCTGCACGATCGGCGCGATGGTTCTCGGCGTCACTCTGGGCATCCTGCTGGCGGTCATGCGACTGTCGGGCAACCCCGTCCTTCGCGGCGTCGCCTTCGCCTACACCTGGTTCTTCCGCGCCGTCCCCCGCCTCGTCCTGCTGGTGATGCTCGGCGTGGGCGCCGGATTCCTCTACCCCAAGCTCGACGTCGGCATTCCGTTCGCGCAGCAGATCTTCGGAATCGACACCCCGCTGGTGTTCGGCTCGATCGACGTCAACGCGTTGTCCAACGGAATCGCAGTCGGCATTCTCGGGCTCGGCCTGTCAGAAGCCGCCTATATGGCCGAGATCGCGCGGGCCGGCATCCTGTCGGTCGACAAGGGCCAATCCGAGGCCGCTCAGGCACTCGGCATGAGCAACGGCAAGACCATGCGTCGCGTCGTGCTCCCGCAGGCGATGCGCGTGATCGTCCCGCCGACCGGCAACGAGACGATCGCGATGGTCAAGGACTCCTCACTGCTCGTGGCAGTGCCGGTGTCCAACGAGCTCTGGTTCCAAGTCACCCAGGTGGCCAACAACACCGGCCGAATCATGCCCGCCTACGTCGCCGGATTCCTGTGGTACCTGATCATCTGCTCCATCCTGATGGTCGGCCAGTACTTCCTGGAGCGACGCTTCGGACGCGGCTACGGCACCCAGACGAACAGCTCACGAAAACTCACGATGATCGGCAAGGGATCCGCATGA
- a CDS encoding ABC transporter substrate-binding protein, producing MALVHSRSRIALATAVALTFGLTACGSDSLEEGTSSAKESVKSVAKDTSLADKVPAALKSKGTLTIGTDASYPPNEYFDTDGKTIVGMDIELLDAVLGKLGLKAKYVNGGFDSLILGVGSGKYDMSVSSFTINKERMQQVTMVSYLKAGSQWVVPKGNPKKISLDDACGKTVTVQKGTVQVTDMQARSKKCTTGGKGEIKLLIEQDQSKATLNLSAGKADAMVADLPVSVDAVNKSGDKLELLGENYDTAPYGYVVKKDQNEFGNVLVEGLKAIKKDGTYDQILKKWKVDGGAIDDFAVNPSV from the coding sequence ATGGCACTGGTCCACTCGCGTTCACGTATCGCTCTGGCCACAGCAGTCGCTCTCACCTTCGGTCTCACCGCCTGCGGTTCGGACAGCCTCGAGGAGGGCACCAGCAGCGCAAAAGAGTCGGTGAAGAGCGTCGCCAAGGACACCTCGCTCGCCGACAAGGTGCCGGCTGCCCTGAAGAGCAAGGGCACGCTGACTATCGGTACCGACGCGTCCTACCCGCCCAATGAGTACTTCGACACCGACGGCAAGACGATCGTCGGAATGGACATCGAATTACTCGACGCGGTACTCGGCAAGCTGGGACTCAAGGCGAAGTACGTCAACGGCGGCTTCGACTCGCTCATCCTCGGTGTCGGATCCGGCAAGTACGACATGAGCGTCTCCTCGTTCACCATCAACAAGGAGCGCATGCAGCAGGTCACGATGGTGAGCTACCTCAAGGCCGGCAGCCAGTGGGTCGTGCCGAAGGGCAACCCGAAGAAGATTTCGCTCGACGACGCCTGCGGAAAGACGGTCACCGTCCAGAAGGGCACCGTCCAGGTCACCGACATGCAGGCCCGTAGCAAGAAGTGCACCACTGGCGGCAAGGGTGAGATCAAGCTGCTCATCGAACAGGACCAGAGCAAGGCAACGCTGAACCTGTCCGCAGGCAAGGCCGACGCGATGGTGGCAGACCTCCCGGTCTCGGTCGACGCCGTCAACAAGAGTGGCGACAAGCTCGAACTGCTCGGTGAGAACTACGACACCGCCCCCTACGGCTACGTGGTCAAGAAGGACCAGAACGAGTTCGGCAACGTGCTTGTCGAAGGCTTGAAGGCCATCAAGAAGGACGGCACCTACGACCAGATCCTCAAGAAGTGGAAGGTCGACGGCGGCGCCATCGACGACTTCGCGGTCAACCCCTCGGTCTGA
- a CDS encoding dTDP-4-dehydrorhamnose 3,5-epimerase family protein, which translates to MNIEPLAIEGAYVITPRQFPDDRGVFMEGFRADKLAEHLGHQMQVLQTNISVSSAGTVRGIHYADVPPSQAKYITAASGALIDYIIDIRVGSPTYGQWDCVLLDSDSRKAVYLSEGLGHAFCALQDDTTAVYLCSAVYNPEREHGIHPLDPAIGLTLPDGIEPTLSPKDHAAPNLADAEAQGLLPTYEDCLNYRNSLR; encoded by the coding sequence ATGAACATCGAACCCCTCGCCATCGAAGGCGCCTACGTCATCACCCCGCGCCAGTTCCCCGACGACCGCGGCGTATTCATGGAAGGCTTCCGCGCCGACAAACTCGCCGAACACCTCGGCCACCAGATGCAGGTCCTGCAGACCAACATCTCCGTCTCCAGCGCCGGCACCGTCCGCGGCATCCACTACGCCGACGTACCACCCTCACAAGCCAAATACATCACCGCCGCCTCCGGCGCCCTCATCGACTACATCATCGACATCCGCGTCGGCTCCCCCACTTACGGCCAATGGGACTGCGTCCTGCTCGACAGCGACTCCCGCAAAGCCGTCTACCTGTCCGAAGGACTCGGTCACGCCTTCTGCGCGCTGCAGGACGACACCACCGCCGTCTACCTCTGCTCCGCCGTCTACAACCCCGAACGCGAACACGGCATCCACCCCCTCGACCCCGCCATCGGACTCACCCTCCCCGACGGAATCGAACCCACCCTCTCCCCCAAAGATCACGCCGCACCCAACCTCGCCGACGCCGAAGCACAAGGCCTGCTGCCCACCTACGAAGACTGCCTCAACTACCGCAACTCGCTGCGCTGA
- the rfbA gene encoding glucose-1-phosphate thymidylyltransferase RfbA encodes MKGIILAGGSGTRLHPITRGISKQLMPIYDKPMIYYPLSTLMMAGIREILIITTPHDAEQFQRLLGDGSQWGIELTYAVQPSPDGLAQAFIIGADFIGKDNVAFVLGDNIFHGTGLGTRLRDHNNLTGGLIFAYHVPNPTAYGVVEFDEHMRAVSIEEKPTYPKSNYAVPGLYFYDNNVIDIARNLQPSTRGELEITGINDAYLQQGTLQVTVLPRGTAWFDTGTFDGLMSASQFVHVVEEQQGLKIGCIEEIAWHNGWLDDDTLRQHADDLTKSGYGLYLHRILAEPRREGRLAR; translated from the coding sequence GTGAAGGGAATCATTCTCGCTGGCGGGTCAGGCACACGACTGCACCCGATCACTCGCGGCATCAGCAAACAACTCATGCCGATCTACGACAAACCGATGATCTACTACCCGCTGTCAACCCTGATGATGGCCGGCATCCGCGAAATCCTGATCATCACCACACCCCACGACGCCGAGCAATTCCAACGCCTGCTCGGCGACGGATCCCAATGGGGCATCGAGCTGACCTACGCCGTACAACCCTCACCCGACGGCCTCGCCCAAGCCTTCATCATCGGCGCCGACTTCATCGGCAAGGACAACGTCGCCTTCGTCCTCGGCGACAACATTTTTCACGGCACTGGACTCGGCACCCGCCTACGCGACCACAACAACCTCACCGGCGGGCTCATCTTCGCCTACCACGTCCCCAACCCCACCGCCTACGGGGTCGTGGAATTCGACGAACACATGCGCGCCGTGTCCATCGAGGAAAAACCCACCTACCCCAAATCGAACTACGCCGTCCCCGGTCTCTACTTCTACGACAACAACGTCATCGACATCGCCCGCAACCTACAACCCAGCACCCGCGGCGAACTCGAGATCACCGGCATCAACGACGCCTACCTCCAACAAGGCACCCTGCAAGTCACCGTCCTACCCCGCGGCACCGCCTGGTTCGACACGGGCACCTTCGACGGCCTCATGTCCGCCTCCCAATTCGTTCACGTCGTCGAAGAACAACAAGGACTCAAAATCGGGTGCATCGAAGAAATCGCCTGGCACAACGGTTGGCTCGACGACGACACTCTGCGACAACACGCCGACGACCTCACCAAAAGCGGATACGGCCTCTACCTACACCGCATCCTCGCCGAACCCCGACGCGAAGGACGACTCGCCCGATGA
- the rfbB gene encoding dTDP-glucose 4,6-dehydratase, giving the protein MRIVVTGGAGFIGSNFVQLTRRTRPDVRVTVLDKLTYAGSKASLDGVLDEVEFVQGDIADADLVNGVVAGADAVVHFAAESHNDNSLADPRPFLDTNVIGTYTLLEAVRAHGVRYHHISTDEVYGDLELEDPGRFTEATAYNPSSPYSSTKGASDLLVRAWVRSFGVQATISNCSNNYGPRQHVEKFIPRQITNLIDGVRPKLYGQGLNVRDWIHVDDHNSAVWAILDRGRIGATYLIGADGEVNNLDVVRKLLVLFGQEPDAFDQVTDRAGHDLRYAIDSTLLRTELGWEPTYRSFDEGLAATVEWYQANEAWWRPVKQAVEDKYARTQQVLSTGTSTGTSPGPMGADR; this is encoded by the coding sequence GTGCGGATCGTGGTGACCGGTGGGGCGGGGTTCATCGGCAGCAATTTCGTTCAGCTGACGCGGCGGACGCGGCCGGATGTGCGGGTCACGGTGTTGGACAAGTTGACCTATGCGGGGTCGAAGGCGTCCCTGGACGGCGTGCTGGATGAGGTCGAGTTCGTCCAGGGCGATATCGCGGATGCTGACCTGGTGAACGGTGTGGTGGCGGGTGCGGATGCGGTGGTGCATTTCGCGGCGGAGTCGCACAACGACAATTCGTTGGCTGACCCGCGCCCGTTTCTGGATACGAATGTGATCGGCACGTACACGTTGTTGGAAGCGGTCCGTGCGCATGGGGTGAGGTATCACCACATTTCGACCGATGAGGTGTACGGCGATCTGGAGTTGGAGGACCCGGGCCGGTTCACCGAGGCCACGGCGTACAACCCCTCCTCGCCGTATTCGTCGACCAAGGGTGCGTCGGATTTGTTGGTGCGGGCGTGGGTTCGGTCGTTCGGGGTGCAGGCCACGATCTCGAACTGTTCGAACAATTACGGTCCGCGTCAGCATGTGGAGAAGTTCATTCCGCGGCAGATCACGAACCTGATCGATGGGGTGCGCCCGAAGCTGTACGGGCAGGGTTTGAATGTGCGCGACTGGATCCATGTCGATGATCACAACAGTGCGGTGTGGGCGATCTTGGATCGTGGCCGGATCGGTGCGACGTATCTGATCGGTGCTGATGGTGAGGTCAACAACCTGGACGTGGTGCGCAAACTGTTGGTGCTGTTCGGGCAAGAGCCGGACGCGTTCGATCAGGTGACCGACCGGGCCGGGCACGACCTGCGGTACGCGATCGATTCCACCCTGCTGCGCACCGAACTGGGGTGGGAACCGACCTACCGTAGCTTCGATGAGGGTTTGGCCGCGACGGTCGAGTGGTACCAGGCCAACGAAGCCTGGTGGCGTCCGGTGAAGCAAGCGGTCGAGGACAAGTACGCCCGCACCCAACAGGTCCTGTCCACCGGCACTTCGACCGGCACTTCCCCGGGTCCCATGGGTGCTGATCGATGA
- the rfbD gene encoding dTDP-4-dehydrorhamnose reductase: MRWVLLGGHGMLGQDLQSVLAQAGEHFWALGSADCDIRVPGAVTHAVRDADVVVNCAAWTAVDKAEEHEGEAFMINAVGAHNVAVACAAAGVRLVHVSTDYVMPGDGDQPWPEDAPQAPASAYGRTKAAGEWAVRQASPDAYVVRTAWLYGAGGGNFVKTMLRLAGERDTLTVVADQVGQPTWTRDLAELIVRLVNSGAPGGYYHGTSSGSTSWHRFAQEIFTLSGLEARRVAPITTDQFPVPAPRPANSVLGHDAFDANGIEPIGPWNERLAAALPVVTRGT; the protein is encoded by the coding sequence ATGAGGTGGGTGTTGCTGGGCGGGCACGGGATGCTCGGTCAGGACCTGCAGTCGGTGTTGGCGCAGGCGGGAGAGCATTTTTGGGCTCTGGGCAGTGCGGACTGCGATATCCGGGTTCCGGGAGCGGTGACGCACGCGGTGCGGGACGCTGACGTGGTGGTGAACTGTGCGGCATGGACCGCGGTCGACAAGGCCGAGGAGCACGAGGGCGAGGCGTTTATGATCAACGCGGTCGGCGCTCACAACGTCGCGGTCGCGTGCGCGGCTGCCGGTGTCCGACTGGTGCATGTCTCGACCGACTACGTGATGCCCGGTGACGGTGACCAGCCGTGGCCCGAGGACGCTCCGCAAGCACCTGCTTCGGCGTACGGTCGTACGAAGGCCGCGGGCGAATGGGCTGTGCGGCAAGCAAGTCCGGACGCCTATGTGGTCCGGACGGCATGGTTGTACGGCGCCGGTGGGGGCAACTTCGTCAAGACCATGCTGCGGCTGGCCGGTGAACGCGACACGTTGACCGTCGTCGCGGACCAGGTCGGGCAGCCTACCTGGACCCGTGACCTGGCCGAACTCATCGTCCGACTCGTGAACTCCGGGGCCCCGGGTGGCTATTACCACGGCACCAGTTCCGGCTCGACCTCCTGGCACCGGTTCGCGCAGGAGATCTTCACCCTGTCCGGCCTCGAGGCCCGACGAGTCGCTCCGATCACCACCGATCAGTTTCCGGTACCGGCACCCCGTCCCGCGAACAGCGTCCTGGGCCACGACGCGTTCGACGCGAACGGGATCGAGCCCATCGGCCCCTGGAACGAACGCCTGGCCGCCGCACTGCCGGTCGTGACACGGGGCACGTGA